AATGAATCTGTCGCTTTATCAGACTAGATAGCCGTAATCCCATATAATCGTCAATTCCTAAGACATTCTAGTTGTATTAGCGCATATATATCACATCAGTCTATATAAGTTGCATTTGCCATTCGAATCGATGTTTTAATCGTAGGAATTTCTATTGACCTCCAAGATAAGGGGCTGATTGGTGTTTATCCGGAgccttttttgtttgataGCCCCATCATTTGTGTTTTTCAAAGCTTTCTCTTTTTCAAGTTGTCACATAGTCCATCATCTGTTTTAGTTAATGATGAGTTGGTCCACGGAATCCGGACAAAGAAGGTACTTAGAGATACTAGGGTTTCTTCTTGGCCATCGAATTGGAGTGGCCTTATCCACGTTTTTCTTTCGCCTGAAATGTCCAGTTTGTAgatgaatatttcatatttatgttCCTAACATCTCTTTGCAGCGGAGAACGAGCCCAAGGGCTGCATGGAGTGGGTGGTCACCCTGTTCTCCGTGCTGATCTTCATCATCACATCGCCCATCGCCATCTTCATATGCTTCAAGGTGGTGGCGGAGTACGAGCGGGCGATCATCTTCCGGCTGGGCAGACTGAGCGGCGGAGCTCGTGGTCCCGGCATGTTCTTCATCCTGCCGTGCATCGATGAGTACCGCAAGGTGGACCTACGCACGGTTACCTTCAATGTGCCGCAGCAGGAGATGCTGACGAAGGATTCCGTGACGGTCACCGTGGACGCGGTGGTCTACTATCGCATCAGTGATCCCCTTTACGCGGTCATCCAGGTCGAGGACTACAGCATGTCCACCCGCCTCCTGGCGGCCACCACGCTCCGAAACATCGTCGGCACTCGCAACCTGTCCGAGCTGCTAACCGAGCGCGAAACCCTGGCCCACAACATGCAGGCCACCTTGGACGAGGCCACCGAGCCCTGGGGCGTCATGGTGGAGCGCGTTGAGATGTAAGTAGCCTGACATTTGCCATCCCAGATCAGATCAGTACTTCTTCACATGTGTACGTTGTATGCTCTTCATCCGCTGGCAGCAAGGACGTCTCCCTGCCCGTTTCCATGCAGCGCGCCATGGCCGCCGAGGCGGAGGCCGCTCGTGATGCTCGTGCCAAGGTGATTGCCGCCGAGGGTGAGAAAAAGTCCGCCACAGCGCTCAAGGAGGCCTCCGACGTCATCTCCGCCAGTCCATCGGCCTTGCAGGTGGGTGTTGTCCTAGAAAAATCAACCGTTGAGCACTGATTACCATTCGAATTCCCGGTCACCACAGCTGCGCTACTTGCAAACCCTGAGCAGCATCTCCGCCGAGAAGAACTCCACCATCATCTTCCCTCTGCCCATGGAGCTGCTGACTCCGTACCTGGCCAAGTACGCCCACTTGATGGGACCGCCACCAGAACTTAAGCAATCGCCGGAGAAGTCCGATAACTTAGTTTTAGACGCACATGCCGCTTGGCCAAAGACCAACCTATGATTTGAATCTAAGGATTGCCAcagtttgaaaatataatgtCTTATTGCTTTTTAATAAACGTAATCCACACGAGTTGGCAGCACCTGCTATAGGAAACTTGTAATTTCGGctgtcattttcattttacgaTTGCACGtgaatttatttggcttactTTTTCAAGAGAACTTTATTGCTAAACGATGTCGGAGAAAGAAAACATCCTCAACAACACCGCAGGTGGTTCCCCCGCGGAAGACGACAAGCAGCAGGAGAAAGATCAGGAGAAGGACAAGCAGGAAGAGCCGGCAAAgaaaaaatctgaaatctgTTCTTCACCGCCACCAAAGCGCATGCGAGTCGACGATCCGGCCCGCGGAGAGATGGCTCGGCTGTTCGTCGAGTTGGAGGTACAACAGGCAGAGCTGGAATTGAGCGGTAGTGACTGCGACTCAGGGAATCTTGGTGGCGCTGGCGGCAGCAATTCCACTAAGACCCAACTGGAGTCCCAAGAGTTGGATGTACAACAGGCAGAGCTGGAATTGAGCGCTAGTGACTGCGACTCAGGGAATCTTGGTGGCGCTGGCGGCAGCAATTCCACTAAGACCCAACTGGAGTCCCAAGAGTTGGATGTACAACAGGCAGAGCTGGAATTGAGCGCTAGTGGCTGCGACTCAGGGAATCTTGGTGGCGCTGGCGGCAGCAATTCCACTAAGACCCAACTGGAGTCCCAAGAGTTGGATGTACAACAGGCAGAGCTGGAATTGAGCGCTAGTGCCTGCGACTCAGGGAATCTTGGTGGCGCTGGCGGCAGCAATTCCACAAAGACCCAACTGGAGTCCCAAGAGAAAGAGCAGGATcaggaaaaggaggaggaggaagaaaAAGAGCAGAAGGATgaagagcagcaggaggacgagatggaggaggacgagatggaggaggacgagatggaggaggaagaggaggaggatgaagagcaggaagaagaagaggaggaggaggaagagctcgacgaggatgagcaggacgaggatgagcagGAGGAGGGAGAGCCGACAAAGAAAAAACCCAAGGAGGCCGGTTCGACGCCGTCACCAAAGCACATGGGTGCCGCCTAGGAATGCTCGGTTGGTCCGCTGTACAGCTACATGTTTGGTGACACGGTTTACTTCATCGTCACCTGGAAGGGATCCCAGTAGGGGAAGCCGTGCCTGTTGAGCAGATCAAACATGTGCACGACAAGCTACTCATTGACTTCATTACGAGCTTGAAGCTACAGGACTAAAAAACTCCGAAGcccaaaaatttataaaataaatagag
This Drosophila simulans strain w501 chromosome X, Prin_Dsim_3.1, whole genome shotgun sequence DNA region includes the following protein-coding sequences:
- the LOC6726417 gene encoding band 7 protein AGAP004871, with translation MEPHQDSPVYANYEDMRNSGPTSSTAYMVNMGSAGLAPEPALRVPGTTQQYRGFKTSENEPKGCMEWVVTLFSVLIFIITSPIAIFICFKVVAEYERAIIFRLGRLSGGARGPGMFFILPCIDEYRKVDLRTVTFNVPQQEMLTKDSVTVTVDAVVYYRISDPLYAVIQVEDYSMSTRLLAATTLRNIVGTRNLSELLTERETLAHNMQATLDEATEPWGVMVERVEIKDVSLPVSMQRAMAAEAEAARDARAKVIAAEGEKKSATALKEASDVISASPSALQLRYLQTLSSISAEKNSTIIFPLPMELLTPYLAKYAHLMGPPPELKQSPEKSDNLVLDAHAAWPKTNL
- the LOC120285395 gene encoding YTH domain-containing protein 1-like; protein product: MSEKENILNNTAGGSPAEDDKQQEKDQEKDKQEEPAKKKSEICSSPPPKRMRVDDPARGEMARLFVELEVQQAELELSGSDCDSGNLGGAGGSNSTKTQLESQELDVQQAELELSASDCDSGNLGGAGGSNSTKTQLESQELDVQQAELELSASGCDSGNLGGAGGSNSTKTQLESQELDVQQAELELSASACDSGNLGGAGGSNSTKTQLESQEKEQDQEKEEEEEKEQKDEEQQEDEMEEDEMEEDEMEEEEEEDEEQEEEEEEEEELDEDEQDEDEQEEGEPTKKKPKEAGSTPSPKHMGAA